Proteins co-encoded in one Ictalurus furcatus strain D&B chromosome 9, Billie_1.0, whole genome shotgun sequence genomic window:
- the nrde2 gene encoding nuclear exosome regulator NRDE2 codes for MALFPAFGGVSDADNAEKTDLEWLRNRSFISGGALSLHQHTTDRHTEESPTPRHTHTSEQKSDEDDTRSKKRRKKEKKKRKKQKKCSRDGSEKSDSDTVYPSDLLNQELEPSQRQEDLVNVAGVLWLDDLQCPSEKLFYLDRKSDPANWEYKSLYRAHITRYKRKGRSALGLDSRTQGVCWEDSAPDRKRKEKRDERYFSPSSRRLLNSEAPPTLSNPPTDSTISSDAASFIPLPPCKEESDSAPQIGTSADPLQVYDLATSQWLEGKGQPEVKGQVQPPSSNMLTARVEEFNRKLRENPTDVNMWLEFIQFQDEVGASLSGQGVESERALWDRKLSVVERALQLNPGSVELKLHRLRLGRGLWDSTTQLKEWKKVVFIHPNSAPLWRSYILFTQSQFSSFSVPMVTSVYRKCLSTLSAVQDGQLTSHPALPGTEYHLLDLFVRQCHFLRQAGHSEKAVCLFQALIEFTFFKPDNVRDLTTKQQVEFFETFWDSGEPRVGEGGARGWKTWMKQQERGGWIQTPDTEEEDEGDDEDEIKDKTQPRWRIWLDVESWREANHWLPWRPDKAKGQSEEECEDPDRQVLFDDIGLSLIRVELPELRLRLLLSFLHILGVPIGSASSSSLIWDDPTLLDDSALLDETLDNERPLTSHDIPLTGVSAVGHMTSQCDSRKKRAGLCKQGEEFVRNVLEQTLPLFPPQDRTEVTLCWMQYEKLKVLQCVRSGSKKCIRVQGKRSKRLLKRLLKQQENRSSLSLWREYGHVEWLLGNIEEARRVFDSALTLGRASGLHDSALCNLCLLYAQLEMELLCPGGAESEKATPTSPTSSRAVYILTKLAEGATYKPFTGEISAVTILKARKAYEHAVSEGVACEKAYALIGCFGLFQYLTLGVDAADAVFTQARGNLMCTQQREAVCVLHVALLHHHSSVRVFPLRRLRSALRDALTLLPHSAPLWRLHLQADIRHYNAANTRRFLHAITKGNHSILPRLFTLTTEQQRKKRIDAVLRSGLPAESLPVFPETGLYNRIRALFEVAVATECGAHCPLLWRRYINFMVCNGDVERGRGIFYRALQHVPWVKVLYTDAVSLFPDRVQEVLDLLMEKELRLRTPMEELDILLED; via the exons ATGGCGCTATTTCCTGCATTTGGAGGAGTGTCAGATGCTGATAACGCTGAAAAAACAG aTCTAGAATGGCTCCGTAATCGCAGTTTCATTAGTGGGGGTGCTTTGTCTctacaccaacacaccaccGATAGACACACGGAGGAGTCACCCACtccacgccacacacacaccag TGAGCAGAAATCTGATGAAGATGACACCAGAtcaaagaagaggagaaaaaaagagaagaagaagaggaagaagcagaagaagtgCAGCAGAGATGGTTCAGAGAAAAGCGACTCGGACACTGTTTACCCCAGTGACCTTCTGAACCAAGAACTGGAACCATCACAGAG acagGAGGACTTGGTTAATGTGGCTGGAGTTTTGTGGCTTGATGATCTTCAGTGTCCCAGTGAGAAGCTGTTCTACCTGGACAGGAAGTCCGACCCTGCGAACTGGGAGTACAAATCTCTGTACAGAGCTCACATCACCAG GTATAAGAGGAAGGGCAGGTCTGCTCTCGGATTGGACAGCAGGACTCAGGGCGTGTGTTGGGAAGACTCCGCCCCGGACAGGAAGCGTAAAGAAAAGAGAGACGAGCGTTATTTCTCTCCCTCCAGCCGCCGCCTTCTCAACTctgaagctccacccactcttTCAAACCCTCCCACTGATTCCACCATATCCTCTGATGCTGCTTCATTtatccccctccccccctgTAAGGAGGAGTCTGACTCCGCCCCCCAAATTGGCACCAGTGCTGATCCGCTCCAAGTGTATGACCTTGCAACCTCTCAGTGGCTGGAGGGCAAAGGTCAGcctgaggtcaaaggtcaggtgCAGCCGCCTTCATCAAACATGTTAACGGCACGAGTAGAGGAGTTTAACAGGAAACTGAGGGAAAACCCCACTGACGTAAACATGTGGCTGGAGTTCATACAGTTTCAG gacgAGGTGGGCGCCTCCCTCTCGGGGCAGGGGGTGGAGTCTGAGCGTGCTCTCTGGGACAGGAAGTTGAGTGTGGTGGAGCGGGCGCTGCAGTTGAACCCTGGCAGTGTGGAGCTGAAGCTGCACAGACTCAGGCTGGGCAGGGGATTGTGGGATAGCACAACACAGCTGAAggagtggaagaaggtggtgtTCATCCACCCAAACAGTGCCCCCCTGTGGAGGAGCTACATCCTGTTCACACAGAGCCAGTTCAGCTCCTTCTCTGTTCCCATGGTGACCAGCGTATATAGAAAGTGTCTGAGCACGCTCAGTGCGGTGCAGGACGGACAGCTGACGTCTCACCCAGCGCTGCCGGGGACAGAATACCACCTGCTCG acctATTTGTGCGTCAGTGCCACTTCCTGCGTCAGGCAGGTCACTCAGAGAAAGCTGTGTGTCTTTTCCAGGCTCTGATTGAGTTTACCTTCTTCAAACCCGACAACGTCAGAGACCTAACCACTAAAcagcag gtggagtTCTTTGAGACATTCTGGGACAGTGGAGAGCCGAGGGTGGGGGAGGGTGGGGCTAGAGGGTGGAAAACCTGGATGAAGCAGCAGGAGAGAGGAGGATGGATACAAACACCTGatacag aggaggaggatgaaggtgatgatgaagatgagattaAAGATAAAACCCAGCCGAGGTGGAGAATCTGGCTCGACGTGGAGTCTTGGCGGGAAGCCAACCACTGGTTACCATGGAGACCGGACAAAGCTAAGGGCCAATcagaggaggagtgtgaggatCCAGACAGACAG GTGTTGTTTGATGATATTGGACTGTCTCTTATCCGAGTCGAGTTGCCGGAACTGCGTCTgcgtctcttgctctctttcctTCATATACTGGGTGTGCCCATTGGCTCCGCCTCTTCATCAAGCCTTATTTGGGATGACCCCACCCTATTGGATGACTCTGCGCTGTTGGACGAGACTCTTGACAACGAAAGACCTTTGACCTCCCATGACATCCCACTGACTGGAGTTAGTGCTGTGGGTCACATGACCTCTCAGTGTGACTCTAGGAAGAAGAGGGCGGGGCTTTGTAAACAGGGGGAGGAGTTTGTTAGGAATGTTCTGGAACAGACCCTCCCACTGTTTCCACCTCAGGACCGAACAGAAGTCACCCTCTGCTGGATGCAATATGAAAAACTCAAG gtgcTGCAGTGTGTGCGTAGTGGCAGTAAGAAGTGTATTAGGGTGCAGGGGAAGCGCAGTAAGCGTTTATTGAAGCGTTTACTGAAGCAACAGGAGAATCGCAGCTCTCTGTCGCTGTGGCGTGAGTACGGCCATGTCGAGTGGTTATTAGGAAACATTGAGGAAGCACGCAGGGTTTTTGACTCCGCCCTCACGTTGGGCAGAGCCTCGGGTCTACATGACTCCGCCCTCTGCAACCTCTGTCTGCTTTATGCACAATTAGAAATGGAACTCCTGTGCCCGGGCGGGGCTGAAAGTGaaaaggccacacccacttctcCCACTTCCTCTCGGGCAGTGTACATCCTGACCAAATTAGCAGAAGGCGCCACATACAAGCCTTTCACAGGAGAAATCAGCGCCGTAACCATACTGAAGGCACGCAAAGCATACGAACATGCCGTATCAGAGGGTGTGGCATGTGAGAAAGCCtatgctctgattggctgttttGGACTGTTCCAGTATTTGACGCTGGGGGTGGATGCAGCCGATGCGGTGTTCACTCAGGCCAGAGGGAACCTGATGTGCACTCAGCAGCGCGAGGCCGTGTGTGTCCTGCATGTGGCGCTGTTACATCATCACTCCAGTGTCAGGGTGTTTCCTCTGCGGCGTCTGAGGTCAGCGCTGAGAGACGCGCTCACACTGCTGCCCCACAGCGCCCCTCTGTGGAGGCTCCACCTACAGGCCGACATCCGCCACTACAATGCTGCCAACACCCGCCGGTTCCTACACGCCATCACCAAGGGCAACCACAGCATCCTGCCTCGACTGTTTACCTTAACAACCGAACAGCAGAGGAAGAAACGGATAGACGCTGTGCTGAG gtcgGGTCTCCCAGCTGAGTCTCTCCCTGTGTTCCCGGAAACCGGCCTTTACAACCGCATCCGTGCACTGTTTGAGGTTGCCGTGGCGACGGAGTGTGGTGCTCACTGCCCTCTGCTGTGGAGACGCTACATCAACTTTATG GTGTGTAATGGGGAtgtagagagaggaagaggaatcTTCTACAGAGCCCTACAGCATGTCCCCTGGGTGAAA gtgCTGTACACAGACGCTGTGAGCTTGTTCCCTGATCGTGTGCAGGAAGTTTTGGATCTGCTGATGGAGAAAGAGCTGAGACTCCGAACCCCGATGGAGGAGCTGGACATCCTGCTGGAGGACTAA
- the efcab2 gene encoding dynein regulatory complex protein 8 isoform X1 yields MEDDKDSAGAVVPTLHRRISSAFDVFDHESNHTVDVREIGTIIRSLGCFPTEAELHDIIAEIEEEEASGFIRFEKFLPVMTKILMDNKFRPIPEDLLLQAFEVLDEQKNGHLEPKDLTKYLTQEGEPFSQEEMDEMLSAALDPDKQLVFYREFVSMMTLDDPR; encoded by the exons ATGGAGGATGATAAAGACTCTGCAG gagcTGTGGTGCCCACGCTGCACAGGAGAATCAGCTCTGCATTCGATGTGTTTGATCATGAATCTAATCACACTGTGGACGTCag agagatcGGCACTATAATCCGTTCACTCGGCTGTTTTCCCACAGAGGCGGAGCTACATGACATCATTGCTGAG atagagGAAGAGGAGGCGAGTGGGTTCATCCGCTTTGAGAAATTCCTTCCTGTCATGACCAAAATATTAATGGACAACAA GTTTCGTCCTATTCCTGAAGATTTACTCCTACAGGCGTTTGAG GTGTTGGACGAGCAGAAGAACGGACATCTGGAACCAAAAGATCTCACCAAGTATCTCACACAGGAAG gagagcCGTTCTCTCAGGAGGAAATGGATGAAATGCTCTCGGCTGCTCTCGATCCTGATAAACAGCTTGTCTTCTACAGAGAGTTTGTTAGCATGATGACCCTTGATGATCCGCGGTAA
- the efcab2 gene encoding dynein regulatory complex protein 8 isoform X2: MIKTLQELWCPRCTGESALHSMCLIMNLITLWTSEAELHDIIAEIEEEEASGFIRFEKFLPVMTKILMDNKFRPIPEDLLLQAFEVLDEQKNGHLEPKDLTKYLTQEGEPFSQEEMDEMLSAALDPDKQLVFYREFVSMMTLDDPR; this comes from the exons ATGATAAAGACTCTGCAG gagcTGTGGTGCCCACGCTGCACAGGAGAATCAGCTCTGCATTCGATGTGTTTGATCATGAATCTAATCACACTGTGGACGTCag AGGCGGAGCTACATGACATCATTGCTGAG atagagGAAGAGGAGGCGAGTGGGTTCATCCGCTTTGAGAAATTCCTTCCTGTCATGACCAAAATATTAATGGACAACAA GTTTCGTCCTATTCCTGAAGATTTACTCCTACAGGCGTTTGAG GTGTTGGACGAGCAGAAGAACGGACATCTGGAACCAAAAGATCTCACCAAGTATCTCACACAGGAAG gagagcCGTTCTCTCAGGAGGAAATGGATGAAATGCTCTCGGCTGCTCTCGATCCTGATAAACAGCTTGTCTTCTACAGAGAGTTTGTTAGCATGATGACCCTTGATGATCCGCGGTAA